In Alkalihalobacterium alkalinitrilicum, a genomic segment contains:
- a CDS encoding M2 family metallopeptidase, producing MSLQQFLNEQNAKVDQLYKNITKATWMAQTTGEKDWADKVGEAQTEFRTYFSNPNLFESIKTYLQEDKLTALEKRQLKSLQNTARENQLPKESLKELSQLSAELNHMFNTYEPEVNGEKLSANDIRSILMNSLDEQERMNAWKASKEVGQVVEEKLLSLVHKRNHAAKAVGYNNFHEMSFENQELDRDEIFTIFENLIELSDTTYRKLKKELDQQLVKKFGITELELRPWHYVDPFFQEAPATEVTNLDRYFKNADIEKLTAETFAAMDIPIEDLYAKSDLNPRPGKNPTAFCIDMDRRGDTRVLCNNQPNSYWMGTMLHEFGHAAYFKYLDLELPELLRTPAHILTTEAIAMLFGKMTGNKEWLATFVKIEEDELETLAPALEKYEQLKMLISARWIITFVFFERELYENPQQDLNALWWKLVKEIQLINPPEGRNQPDWAAKIHFTLAPVYYQNYLLGELTSAQLHQYIKSKLSVPFFTTKVGQFLKEQFFQPGSKYHWNKKIEKVTGEPLNPQFFVDAYCKTEQK from the coding sequence ATGTCATTACAACAATTTTTAAATGAGCAAAATGCAAAAGTGGACCAACTTTATAAAAACATCACAAAGGCGACCTGGATGGCACAAACGACAGGAGAAAAAGACTGGGCAGATAAAGTAGGGGAAGCACAGACGGAGTTTCGAACGTATTTTTCAAACCCCAACTTGTTTGAAAGTATTAAAACTTATTTGCAGGAAGATAAATTAACTGCTCTTGAAAAGAGGCAACTCAAAAGTTTACAAAATACAGCTAGAGAAAATCAACTTCCTAAGGAAAGTCTGAAGGAGTTATCTCAACTATCTGCAGAGTTAAATCACATGTTTAATACGTACGAGCCAGAAGTGAATGGGGAGAAGTTATCGGCAAATGACATCCGCAGTATTTTAATGAATAGTTTAGACGAACAAGAACGTATGAACGCATGGAAAGCGTCAAAAGAAGTTGGTCAAGTGGTCGAAGAGAAGCTGTTATCCCTTGTTCATAAAAGAAATCATGCAGCAAAAGCTGTTGGCTATAATAACTTTCACGAAATGTCGTTTGAAAATCAAGAATTGGATCGCGATGAAATTTTTACAATCTTCGAAAACCTAATTGAATTATCTGATACTACCTATCGTAAGTTAAAAAAAGAATTAGATCAGCAATTAGTTAAAAAGTTTGGGATCACGGAATTGGAATTAAGGCCATGGCATTATGTCGATCCTTTTTTCCAAGAGGCACCTGCAACAGAAGTAACTAATTTGGACAGATATTTTAAAAATGCAGATATCGAAAAATTAACAGCAGAAACATTTGCTGCAATGGATATTCCAATTGAAGATCTATATGCAAAAAGTGACTTAAATCCCCGTCCTGGAAAAAATCCAACAGCCTTTTGTATCGATATGGATCGTAGGGGAGACACCCGTGTTTTATGTAACAATCAACCAAATTCCTACTGGATGGGTACGATGTTGCATGAGTTCGGGCACGCGGCCTATTTTAAATACTTAGATTTGGAATTACCTGAACTTCTAAGAACACCTGCTCACATCTTAACAACAGAAGCGATCGCGATGCTGTTTGGTAAGATGACGGGCAACAAAGAATGGTTAGCAACCTTTGTAAAAATCGAGGAAGATGAGTTAGAAACATTGGCTCCAGCATTAGAAAAGTATGAACAATTAAAAATGCTCATTTCAGCAAGGTGGATTATTACGTTTGTATTTTTTGAAAGAGAGCTATATGAAAATCCACAACAAGACTTAAACGCCTTATGGTGGAAGCTAGTCAAAGAAATTCAATTGATCAATCCGCCTGAAGGACGTAATCAACCAGATTGGGCTGCGAAAATCCACTTTACATTAGCACCTGTTTATTATCAAAATTATCTACTAGGTGAGCTGACTTCTGCCCAACTTCATCAGTATATAAAATCTAAGTTATCAGTACCGTTTTTCACAACAAAAGTAGGTCAATTTTTAAAAGAACAGTTTTTTCAACCAGGATCAAAATATCATTGGAATAAGAAAATTGAAAAAGTAACTGGAGAACCGCTTAACCCTCAGTTTTTTGTGGATGCTTACTGTAAAACGGAACAAAAGTAA
- a CDS encoding class I adenylate-forming enzyme family protein: METLGALARKTLVRHGEKPAVKDSRGTITYAQLKTNVCQLAHALMNEGLTKGDRVAILMSNRREHVELDIAIALTGLIKVPINYRLHPKEFDYIVESSGSSLLIGEANLLENVSVPVKKLDVDKEYDLFISGHSDEFPNIEVGEDDLFALMYTSGTTGKPKGGMLTHRNMISGAISLNMVCEITYDDIIGHVAPLTHGSNFLSQCALFFGLKQVIFNKFDPKEFIDDLEREKISVIFLVPTLVNLMIHEENFDPHKLRYIKSINMAGAPMAVEKLNKALSLLGPKLAETYGLVEAPLTITMMPKEELAKKPDSCGAIGPFVEVRVVDENGNEVPYGEIGEVTCKGSLVMKGYWDNEKATNETLKDGWLYTGDLGWIDEKGYLRLVDRAKDMIITGGLNVYPREVEEVLNQHPDVKETCVFGVPDEKWGESIYAHVVLSDETQQVNEEELIELCKNNLASYKKPRKIEIVKELPKNSYGKILRKALRDQYQLQG, from the coding sequence ATGGAAACTTTAGGGGCCTTAGCTCGAAAAACATTAGTACGCCATGGAGAAAAACCAGCAGTTAAAGATTCACGGGGAACGATAACATATGCTCAACTTAAAACAAATGTTTGTCAGCTTGCACATGCATTAATGAATGAAGGGTTAACGAAAGGTGATCGAGTTGCGATTCTCATGTCAAATCGACGTGAACATGTAGAATTAGACATCGCGATAGCTCTCACAGGATTAATTAAAGTTCCTATTAACTATCGTCTGCACCCAAAGGAATTTGATTATATTGTAGAAAGTTCAGGTTCGTCACTTTTGATTGGTGAAGCAAACTTATTAGAAAATGTAAGTGTGCCTGTAAAAAAACTAGATGTTGATAAAGAATATGATCTGTTTATTAGTGGTCATAGTGATGAATTTCCTAATATTGAAGTAGGAGAAGATGATTTATTTGCATTGATGTATACTTCTGGAACAACTGGTAAGCCAAAGGGTGGAATGCTAACGCACCGAAATATGATTTCAGGCGCTATTTCACTTAACATGGTTTGTGAAATTACGTATGACGATATTATTGGACACGTTGCGCCATTAACACATGGTAGTAATTTTCTATCTCAATGTGCGTTATTCTTTGGTTTGAAACAAGTGATTTTCAATAAGTTTGATCCAAAAGAATTTATTGACGATCTGGAAAGAGAAAAAATATCCGTCATCTTTTTAGTTCCGACTTTAGTAAATTTAATGATCCACGAAGAAAATTTTGATCCACATAAATTACGATATATTAAGTCTATCAACATGGCTGGTGCACCAATGGCTGTCGAAAAGTTAAATAAAGCTTTATCGTTATTAGGACCGAAGCTCGCTGAAACGTATGGCTTAGTGGAAGCGCCATTGACAATTACGATGATGCCTAAGGAAGAGTTAGCGAAAAAACCTGACTCTTGTGGAGCGATTGGACCGTTTGTTGAAGTTCGAGTGGTTGATGAGAATGGGAATGAAGTCCCTTACGGGGAAATTGGTGAAGTGACATGTAAAGGCTCTCTCGTCATGAAAGGGTACTGGGATAATGAGAAAGCAACCAACGAAACGCTAAAAGATGGCTGGTTATACACAGGAGATTTAGGATGGATTGATGAAAAAGGCTATTTACGCTTAGTCGACCGAGCAAAAGACATGATTATAACAGGTGGCTTAAATGTGTATCCTCGTGAGGTAGAAGAAGTGTTAAATCAACATCCTGATGTAAAAGAAACATGTGTATTTGGAGTTCCTGATGAAAAATGGGGTGAATCCATCTATGCCCATGTCGTATTAAGTGATGAAACGCAACAAGTGAATGAAGAAGAATTAATCGAGCTATGTAAAAATAATCTAGCAAGCTATAAAAAGCCCCGCAAGATTGAAATAGTCAAAGAATTACCGAAAAATAGCTACGGAAAAATTTTACGAAAAGCATTACGCGATCAATATCAATTACAGGGGTGA
- a CDS encoding bile acid:sodium symporter family protein — protein sequence MSTRHLCYISIIKVFGIFSKGGEIIRYINSFISGNLPLLIILIAFITYFLPVHLQVPSWVPSLLLGFVIFFTGLSMNVEAIKKMKSKYGVLGLATVLKWTVTVIISVILAHLFFASRPEIAAGVILSGTVPNATAATLYTFIAGGNTSLVIAASFLDLMISPFITPLALLGIGGDTVTISFFNLLQSFILIVILPITIGLLLQRQVPQLVAKSVNYTKLGSSITLLLIIHTIVGDASSTIAAELILIPMITVVAFLQVVLPMIITYFILRLKWIRVAEGDVRAIIFHVGLCNTALAAILAIEFISEIAALPAIINMVINLSLGSLLANYLSKKTIEPELLEQAN from the coding sequence ATGAGTACCAGGCACCTTTGTTACATTTCAATAATAAAGGTGTTTGGTATCTTTAGTAAGGGTGGGGAGATTATTAGATACATTAATTCGTTTATATCAGGAAATCTGCCATTATTAATTATTCTCATTGCCTTCATTACATATTTTTTACCGGTTCATTTACAAGTACCAAGTTGGGTTCCGAGTTTGTTGCTTGGGTTCGTGATTTTCTTTACTGGACTTTCAATGAATGTTGAAGCGATTAAGAAAATGAAGTCTAAATATGGCGTTTTAGGGTTAGCTACTGTTCTAAAATGGACGGTAACCGTTATTATTTCCGTCATTTTAGCTCATCTCTTTTTTGCATCACGTCCAGAAATAGCAGCAGGTGTTATATTGTCAGGTACTGTTCCCAATGCGACCGCTGCAACCTTATATACATTTATCGCAGGTGGGAATACATCACTCGTTATCGCGGCTTCTTTTTTGGATCTCATGATAAGTCCGTTCATCACACCATTAGCACTTCTAGGTATTGGTGGCGATACTGTAACGATTTCCTTTTTCAATTTACTTCAATCTTTTATATTAATCGTAATATTACCAATAACGATTGGATTGTTGTTACAAAGACAAGTGCCACAATTAGTTGCGAAGTCGGTTAATTATACGAAACTAGGTTCATCGATTACTTTATTATTAATCATTCATACTATTGTTGGGGATGCTAGTAGTACAATAGCTGCAGAATTAATTCTTATCCCAATGATTACAGTTGTAGCTTTTTTACAAGTCGTACTTCCGATGATCATTACTTATTTTATTTTACGATTGAAATGGATTCGAGTTGCAGAAGGAGATGTTAGAGCAATCATCTTTCATGTCGGGTTGTGTAATACCGCATTGGCTGCAATATTAGCAATTGAGTTTATTAGTGAGATAGCGGCCTTACCAGCAATTATTAATATGGTAATAAACTTGTCTTTAGGCTCATTATTAGCGAATTATTTATCTAAAAAAACGATTGAACCTGAATTGCTGGAACAGGCAAATTAG
- a CDS encoding MFS transporter, which yields MNFKKELSILFATMFLVMVGFGIIIPVMPFYAEEMGASPTQLGLLMATYSFMQLIFAPMWGRISDRIGRKPVIIIGILGLAMSFLFMALSTQLWMLFAARIIGGFLSAANMPTIMAYVADITSEENRGKGMGIIGAAVGLGFVFGPAIGGVFSQFSLSMPFYVATIAAFITSLLVFFLLKESLSPESRAERASKKTSLRNELKGSRSILFYLQLFVSLSLAGLEATFAYFAAERAGLGPVQLGYIFMIMGLAGAIVQGGLVGRLTKKYGEGTVIQIGITVSAVGFGFILFIDNFTTAAIFLSIFGIGNGLIRPSVSSLITKQSATGYGSSTGLLSSFDSLGRILGPPLGGFLFTFAIGLPYISGIFLSVVAFILYRFYVVQSKRAVDEQS from the coding sequence ATGAATTTCAAAAAAGAACTTTCTATTTTATTTGCAACCATGTTTCTTGTTATGGTTGGCTTCGGTATCATTATTCCTGTTATGCCTTTTTACGCTGAAGAAATGGGAGCATCTCCTACTCAGTTAGGTTTACTCATGGCCACTTATTCCTTCATGCAGCTCATTTTTGCACCGATGTGGGGAAGAATTTCCGATCGTATCGGTCGAAAGCCTGTTATTATCATTGGGATATTAGGATTAGCTATGTCATTTTTATTTATGGCACTTTCCACCCAGCTATGGATGCTGTTTGCGGCCCGAATTATCGGTGGGTTTCTGTCAGCTGCTAATATGCCAACTATAATGGCGTATGTAGCCGATATAACTTCAGAAGAAAATCGTGGCAAAGGGATGGGGATTATTGGAGCAGCGGTTGGACTTGGATTCGTTTTTGGTCCTGCCATTGGAGGAGTGTTTTCACAATTCAGTTTGAGCATGCCGTTTTATGTAGCTACCATTGCCGCTTTCATTACAAGTTTACTCGTGTTTTTCCTATTAAAAGAGTCTCTTTCCCCTGAAAGTAGAGCTGAACGAGCTTCGAAGAAAACATCGTTACGTAACGAACTCAAAGGATCAAGATCAATTTTGTTTTACTTACAGTTGTTTGTTTCGTTATCATTAGCTGGACTTGAAGCAACATTTGCGTATTTTGCTGCGGAAAGAGCAGGGCTAGGACCTGTTCAATTAGGTTACATATTTATGATAATGGGGTTAGCAGGGGCAATTGTTCAAGGTGGACTCGTTGGAAGGTTAACAAAAAAATACGGTGAAGGTACTGTTATCCAAATTGGGATTACGGTTTCTGCAGTGGGCTTTGGGTTCATATTATTCATTGACAACTTTACTACAGCTGCCATATTTTTATCCATATTTGGAATTGGAAATGGTCTGATTCGTCCAAGTGTATCTTCCCTTATTACAAAACAATCAGCAACTGGTTACGGAAGTTCAACAGGATTGCTATCTTCTTTTGACTCCCTAGGTAGAATTTTAGGCCCGCCATTAGGTGGTTTCCTCTTTACGTTTGCAATAGGACTGCCTTATATTTCGGGAATTTTCTTATCTGTTGTCGCATTTATCTTATATCGATTTTATGTTGTACAATCGAAACGTGCTGTTGACGAACAATCATAA
- a CDS encoding SDR family NAD(P)-dependent oxidoreductase produces MKRLESRVSIVTGAARGIGAASAKGLAREGSHIVLVDVLECETTKQEILEINPEVEVFIHNIDIKERALVEGVVNQTVDHFGRLDVVVNNAGTCSRLDLEHMTDEMWFRDIDTNLRGAFLFTQAAIYPHMKKQGSGKIINISSISGIMGGPISGEKAENGESGRSGPAYAASKGGVIALTKWVAKEVGELGICCNSIAPGPIETEITKGMNYKLEQPIQRMGEPEDIAEAVVYLASPGANYVTGQVLKVCGGSAIG; encoded by the coding sequence ATGAAAAGATTAGAAAGTCGAGTATCAATTGTCACAGGAGCTGCAAGGGGAATCGGTGCAGCTTCAGCGAAAGGTCTAGCAAGAGAAGGTTCTCATATTGTTTTAGTAGATGTACTAGAATGTGAGACAACGAAGCAAGAAATTCTTGAAATTAACCCAGAAGTCGAAGTGTTTATTCATAATATTGATATAAAAGAGAGAGCCCTCGTTGAAGGTGTAGTGAATCAAACCGTAGACCATTTCGGCAGACTTGATGTCGTCGTTAACAATGCAGGAACTTGCTCACGACTTGATTTGGAACATATGACAGATGAAATGTGGTTTAGAGACATCGATACGAATTTACGAGGTGCGTTTTTGTTTACTCAAGCTGCTATTTACCCACACATGAAAAAACAAGGCTCAGGAAAAATCATTAACATTAGCTCAATTTCTGGAATAATGGGTGGTCCGATTTCTGGTGAAAAAGCAGAAAACGGTGAAAGTGGTCGTTCGGGTCCTGCTTATGCAGCTTCAAAAGGTGGCGTAATTGCATTAACAAAATGGGTTGCAAAGGAAGTTGGAGAACTAGGTATTTGTTGTAATAGCATTGCACCTGGTCCGATTGAAACAGAAATTACAAAAGGAATGAATTATAAATTGGAACAACCGATTCAAAGAATGGGTGAACCAGAAGATATCGCCGAAGCGGTCGTTTACTTAGCTTCTCCAGGAGCTAACTATGTAACAGGACAGGTATTAAAAGTTTGTGGTGGTTCTGCGATCGGATAA
- a CDS encoding aspartyl-phosphate phosphatase Spo0E family protein has protein sequence MSINIEEIIKLENKIEWLRNQMNTNGKLNGLNHSETLKYSQELDHCLNKYHQVSSNPK, from the coding sequence ATGAGTATAAATATAGAGGAAATTATAAAATTAGAAAATAAAATTGAATGGTTGCGAAACCAGATGAATACTAATGGTAAACTGAATGGGCTTAACCATTCCGAAACCCTTAAATATAGCCAAGAACTTGATCATTGTTTGAACAAATACCACCAAGTTAGTTCCAATCCAAAGTAA
- a CDS encoding thiolase domain-containing protein — protein sequence MSTVSVIGRGITKFGKSDETIKSMVVKACREAIVEAGKPKIDAVFVGNFSSGPLASQEILGSIITNELGLGSIPAVKTEGACASGGIAFRQAYQLVKAGEYDTVLVAGVEKMTGLDTETVTRAINFAMDSESNEGASGLTFPGFFGVLAHRYMYEYGMERKHLAMVALKNRNYAINNPIAQFKKETSLEEIMNAKPITDPLGLFDCSPISDGAAAVVIQRGDDGVQILSSGQASGTPLMQEVDQLLHISATNQAAKRAYEGAGLGPEDIDVVELHDCFTMTEIIAIEELGFFDKGKGWEALEQGLTQHGGKVPVNTSGGLLSKGHPIGATGIAQIVQIVDQLNGRACNQVEGAKIGLAQNLGGTGAYSLVHIFSKKGV from the coding sequence ATGTCAACAGTATCTGTAATCGGAAGAGGGATTACCAAGTTTGGAAAAAGTGACGAAACGATCAAGTCGATGGTCGTTAAGGCGTGTCGAGAAGCGATAGTAGAAGCAGGGAAGCCGAAAATTGATGCGGTGTTCGTCGGAAATTTTTCATCTGGTCCGCTGGCTAGTCAAGAAATTTTGGGATCAATCATCACAAATGAGCTAGGTCTAGGGAGTATTCCAGCCGTAAAAACAGAAGGAGCATGTGCATCAGGAGGGATTGCGTTTCGTCAAGCCTATCAGCTTGTTAAAGCAGGAGAATACGATACGGTTTTAGTGGCTGGTGTTGAGAAAATGACGGGATTGGATACGGAAACGGTGACCAGAGCCATTAACTTTGCGATGGATAGTGAATCGAATGAAGGTGCTTCAGGTTTGACGTTTCCAGGGTTCTTTGGTGTTTTAGCTCACCGATATATGTACGAATATGGAATGGAAAGAAAGCACCTTGCGATGGTTGCGTTAAAAAACCGCAACTATGCCATCAACAACCCGATTGCTCAATTTAAAAAAGAAACATCGCTCGAAGAAATAATGAATGCAAAACCGATCACAGATCCTCTTGGACTTTTTGATTGCTCACCGATTTCAGACGGAGCAGCAGCGGTTGTCATACAAAGAGGAGACGATGGGGTTCAAATTTTATCATCGGGTCAGGCATCAGGTACACCACTCATGCAGGAAGTTGATCAGCTTTTACATATCTCGGCGACGAATCAAGCGGCTAAACGAGCATATGAAGGAGCAGGACTTGGACCAGAGGATATTGATGTTGTTGAATTACATGATTGTTTTACGATGACCGAAATTATTGCGATTGAAGAGCTAGGCTTTTTTGACAAAGGAAAAGGCTGGGAAGCACTTGAACAAGGATTAACCCAGCATGGTGGAAAAGTTCCTGTAAATACAAGTGGGGGCTTATTGTCCAAAGGGCATCCGATTGGAGCAACAGGGATCGCACAAATTGTCCAAATCGTTGACCAGCTTAATGGTAGAGCGTGTAACCAAGTAGAAGGCGCAAAGATCGGTTTAGCGCAAAACTTAGGTGGGACAGGAGCATATTCTCTCGTTCACATTTTTAGCAAAAAAGGGGTGTAA
- a CDS encoding Zn-ribbon domain-containing OB-fold protein produces the protein MKLPVKKCKQCDSILYTSKYHCTNCYSDELELTEIDGKGKIYSYTKIHAAPKQFADQAPYYVILVHLDQGLKVTGRLNGNDVQIDTPVELDEIKERAYFFKAR, from the coding sequence ATGAAGCTTCCAGTAAAGAAATGTAAACAGTGTGATTCAATTCTATACACGAGTAAATATCATTGTACGAACTGTTACTCAGATGAATTGGAGTTAACAGAAATCGATGGTAAAGGAAAGATTTACTCATACACGAAAATTCATGCGGCTCCAAAACAATTTGCCGATCAAGCTCCATATTATGTTATACTTGTTCATTTAGACCAAGGCCTTAAAGTAACGGGCCGTTTGAATGGAAACGACGTTCAAATTGATACGCCTGTCGAATTAGATGAAATTAAAGAACGCGCGTATTTTTTTAAAGCAAGATAA
- the ltrA gene encoding group II intron reverse transcriptase/maturase, translating to MKLLEQILSNQNMNEAYLRVYRNKGASGVDGVTVDELKQYLKENKDELRQRIRTRKYQPQAALRVEIPKENGKMRKLGIPTVVDRVVQQAIHQVLSPIFEKQFSEFSYGFRPKRSCEMAIIKSLEYLNDGHDWIVDIDLERFFDTVHHDKLMRIIANTIDDGDVISLIRKYLVSGVMVNGKYEETPTGTPQGGNLSPLLSNIMLNELDKELESRGLRFIRYADDALIFVKSEKAADRVMKSIVRFIEEKLGLIVNAEKSKVSRPKELKFLGFGYYYDPNNKRYQVRPHPISVQKFQRKLRQLTKRNWSVPLDYRILKLKQVIFGWVNYFRIANMKTAMSRIDKKLRSRLRVIIWKQWKVAKKQIKSLTQLGIPEEEAKGLTFCRKGYRYIGLSKVVQKAISNKRLKQRGVPSALERYLKVHTVI from the coding sequence GTGAAGCTTTTAGAGCAGATTTTAAGTAATCAAAACATGAACGAAGCTTACCTGCGTGTTTATAGAAATAAGGGTGCAAGTGGGGTCGACGGAGTAACAGTCGACGAACTAAAACAATATCTGAAAGAGAACAAGGATGAACTGCGCCAGCGCATCAGAACAAGAAAATACCAACCACAAGCTGCCTTAAGAGTGGAGATCCCAAAAGAAAATGGAAAGATGCGCAAATTGGGAATACCAACAGTAGTGGATAGGGTAGTTCAACAAGCAATTCACCAAGTACTTAGTCCGATATTCGAAAAGCAGTTCAGTGAATTCAGTTACGGCTTTAGACCAAAAAGAAGTTGTGAGATGGCAATTATAAAAAGCTTGGAATATCTGAATGATGGACACGATTGGATAGTGGACATTGACCTTGAAAGATTCTTCGATACAGTCCACCACGATAAACTCATGCGAATTATTGCCAACACAATAGATGATGGAGACGTTATCTCTCTAATAAGAAAATATCTTGTTAGTGGGGTCATGGTGAATGGGAAATATGAAGAAACACCAACCGGGACTCCGCAAGGAGGTAACCTCAGTCCATTATTGAGTAATATTATGTTGAATGAACTCGATAAGGAATTAGAAAGTAGAGGATTACGATTCATAAGATACGCTGATGACGCACTCATCTTTGTGAAAAGCGAAAAAGCCGCTGACAGAGTGATGAAATCAATCGTGAGATTTATAGAAGAGAAATTAGGATTGATAGTAAATGCCGAAAAGAGTAAAGTTTCTCGCCCAAAAGAGTTAAAATTCTTGGGATTTGGGTATTATTATGATCCTAATAACAAGAGATATCAAGTGCGGCCTCATCCAATTTCAGTACAGAAATTTCAAAGGAAGCTTCGACAATTGACAAAGCGAAATTGGAGTGTTCCGTTAGACTACCGAATACTGAAACTGAAACAAGTCATATTCGGATGGGTGAATTACTTTAGAATCGCAAATATGAAAACAGCAATGAGTCGAATAGATAAGAAATTACGCTCAAGATTAAGGGTAATCATCTGGAAACAATGGAAGGTAGCGAAAAAACAAATCAAGTCGCTAACTCAATTAGGGATACCTGAAGAAGAAGCGAAAGGATTAACGTTCTGCCGGAAAGGTTATCGGTATATCGGATTATCGAAAGTTGTTCAAAAAGCAATCTCAAACAAAAGACTAAAACAAAGGGGAGTACCCTCTGCTTTAGAACGTTACTTAAAAGTACACACTGTAATATAA
- a CDS encoding PPC domain-containing DNA-binding protein, with the protein MARSNHSFMTNGKTIFGSLTAGTDLMDGLLAECKKHQITSGMVTCIGSLKEVGYFLFETENNHPTGYGKQMTIKKPVELIQCTGFICEDENGELDLHLHGLVTEETGKLSGGHFIRGVNPTLITIEFTIFCGNEIKAVREYDEELTFKVINYSK; encoded by the coding sequence ATGGCACGGTCTAATCATTCGTTTATGACTAATGGAAAAACGATCTTCGGTTCATTAACAGCAGGTACTGACTTAATGGATGGCCTTCTTGCAGAATGTAAAAAACACCAAATTACTTCTGGAATGGTGACTTGTATCGGTTCATTAAAAGAAGTAGGGTACTTCTTGTTTGAAACAGAGAACAATCACCCAACTGGTTACGGTAAACAAATGACGATTAAGAAGCCAGTCGAATTAATTCAATGTACAGGGTTTATCTGTGAAGATGAGAATGGTGAATTAGATCTTCATTTACACGGTCTCGTCACTGAAGAGACGGGCAAACTAAGTGGTGGTCATTTTATAAGAGGGGTGAACCCAACACTGATTACGATTGAATTTACGATTTTTTGTGGAAATGAAATTAAAGCAGTGCGTGAGTATGATGAAGAATTGACGTTTAAAGTTATTAATTATAGCAAATAG